A stretch of Metabacillus sp. FJAT-52054 DNA encodes these proteins:
- a CDS encoding NAD(P)H-binding protein: MKHAAILGASGGMGYALVNELIENGFKVTAFARNKAKLERHFGGKDGVAIETGDAYAEGDILKACKGADLIFHTVSVPYPDWTDGHPAIMKNAINAAKAENAKLIIIDNIYAYGMQNGKKVEETAQKSPHTKKGQIRLSLEKMVKESGVSYMILHFPDYYGPNAENTLLHQTLKPISLNKRTIFIGELNRKREYIYTPDGAKAAVALAMKEEAFGQNWNIPGAGVISGKEWMQLFQREGGYTKSVMKVGKRTIWLMGLFDRNMKEMREMMYLYENPVILSGEKYQNFIGPIPATSYEAGIRRTLAYMKHNK, translated from the coding sequence ATGAAACATGCAGCCATTTTAGGAGCATCAGGAGGAATGGGATACGCCCTTGTTAACGAACTGATTGAGAATGGCTTCAAGGTCACAGCCTTTGCCAGGAATAAAGCCAAATTGGAGCGGCATTTTGGGGGAAAAGATGGAGTGGCGATTGAAACCGGTGATGCATATGCAGAAGGGGATATCCTTAAAGCCTGCAAAGGAGCAGATCTGATTTTTCATACAGTAAGTGTACCTTATCCAGATTGGACAGACGGACACCCAGCTATTATGAAGAATGCAATCAATGCGGCTAAAGCTGAAAACGCTAAACTCATTATTATTGATAATATTTACGCCTATGGAATGCAGAATGGCAAAAAAGTAGAAGAAACAGCGCAAAAAAGTCCTCATACTAAAAAAGGGCAGATTCGCCTTTCGCTTGAAAAAATGGTAAAGGAATCAGGAGTCAGCTATATGATCCTTCATTTTCCGGATTACTATGGACCAAATGCTGAAAATACACTCCTTCATCAAACACTCAAACCGATTTCTTTAAATAAAAGAACCATTTTTATTGGGGAACTCAATAGGAAGAGAGAATACATTTACACGCCGGACGGTGCAAAGGCAGCCGTTGCATTGGCAATGAAGGAGGAAGCCTTCGGTCAGAACTGGAACATTCCGGGTGCAGGTGTGATTAGCGGGAAGGAATGGATGCAGCTATTCCAAAGGGAAGGCGGCTATACAAAATCAGTGATGAAGGTAGGAAAAAGGACCATTTGGCTGATGGGGCTGTTTGATCGGAATATGAAGGAAATGAGAGAAATGATGTATTTATATGAAAACCCAGTCATCCTCTCAGGAGAAAAATATCAAAACTTTATCGGCCCCATTCCAGCTACATCATACGAAGCCGGAATCAGGAGGACACTCGCCTACATGAAACATAATAAATAA
- a CDS encoding TetR/AcrR family transcriptional regulator, whose protein sequence is MAARKAVKQELTRDIIIASARELFVEEGYQNVSMRKIAAELGYSHGSIYYHFKSKAELFYAMVREDFQLLNEVLDGILEKKQSSNEEKLRSILFGYIEFGLTHQSHYEVMFLIKDEEVKSYFAEEPNLSYEKFAQSIYKLSSGSVTVSQIWSIFLSLHGFVTHYSKTGMEFEDAREMANQHVQFLMNSLVPKS, encoded by the coding sequence GTGGCAGCAAGAAAAGCAGTTAAACAGGAATTAACTAGAGACATCATTATTGCTTCAGCCAGGGAACTCTTTGTAGAGGAAGGGTATCAGAATGTTTCCATGAGAAAAATTGCAGCCGAGCTCGGTTACAGCCATGGATCTATTTATTACCATTTCAAAAGCAAGGCCGAACTTTTTTATGCGATGGTGCGTGAGGACTTTCAATTACTAAATGAGGTGCTGGATGGGATCCTTGAGAAGAAACAGTCTTCCAATGAAGAGAAGCTGAGAAGCATATTATTCGGATACATTGAATTCGGACTGACTCATCAAAGCCATTATGAAGTGATGTTCCTCATAAAAGATGAGGAAGTGAAGAGCTATTTTGCGGAGGAGCCAAATTTAAGCTATGAAAAGTTTGCTCAATCCATATATAAGCTTTCTTCAGGCAGCGTCACGGTTTCGCAAATCTGGTCCATTTTCCTTTCGCTTCATGGATTTGTGACTCATTACAGCAAAACGGGCATGGAGTTTGAGGATGCAAGAGAGATGGCCAATCAACATGTGCAGTTTTTAATGAATTCATTAGTTCCGAAATCTTAG
- a CDS encoding bifunctional hydroxymethylpyrimidine kinase/phosphomethylpyrimidine kinase, with protein sequence MNMPKALTIAGSDSSGGAGIQADLKTFQEHGVYGMSALTVIVAMDPHNEWHHQVFPVELDVIKPQLSTIVEGIGADAMKTGMLPTVDIIRLAADTIKKHGLKNVVVDPVMVCKGADEVLYPELAEALRDILTPAATVVTPNLFEAGQLSGIGTITTVEQMKDAAAKIHALGAPFVLVKGGGKLDHEKAVDVLYDGTDFEVLESERIDTTYTHGAGCTYSSAITANLAKGLEVKEAIYEAKKFITAAIKHSFPLNEYVGPTNHAGLRLHGE encoded by the coding sequence ATGAATATGCCTAAAGCATTAACCATTGCCGGTTCGGACAGCAGCGGCGGAGCAGGAATCCAAGCTGATCTGAAAACCTTCCAGGAGCATGGTGTATACGGAATGTCTGCTTTAACTGTGATTGTCGCGATGGATCCCCATAACGAATGGCACCATCAAGTCTTCCCAGTTGAGCTCGATGTGATAAAGCCCCAGCTTTCTACAATCGTCGAAGGCATTGGTGCGGATGCAATGAAAACCGGCATGCTGCCGACTGTGGATATTATCCGCCTTGCAGCCGACACAATTAAGAAACATGGTTTAAAAAATGTAGTAGTCGATCCCGTTATGGTGTGCAAAGGAGCAGATGAAGTTCTGTACCCTGAGCTTGCGGAAGCACTGCGCGATATTTTGACGCCGGCTGCTACCGTTGTGACGCCTAATCTTTTCGAAGCTGGACAGCTAAGCGGTATTGGAACGATTACAACAGTAGAACAGATGAAAGACGCTGCAGCGAAAATCCATGCATTAGGCGCTCCTTTTGTCCTTGTTAAAGGCGGCGGAAAGCTTGACCATGAAAAAGCAGTTGACGTGCTTTATGATGGAACGGATTTTGAAGTCCTGGAAAGCGAACGAATCGACACGACTTACACTCATGGCGCAGGATGCACGTACTCATCGGCAATCACTGCCAACCTCGCTAAAGGCTTGGAAGTAAAAGAAGCCATTTACGAAGCAAAAAAATTCATTACAGCAGCCATTAAGCATTCTTTCCCGCTCAATGAATACGTAGGACCTACCAACCATGCAGGCTTGAGACTGCACGGAGAATAA
- the nfsA gene encoding oxygen-insensitive NADPH nitroreductase: protein MNTTIETILNHRSIRKFQDRPLSDEQISLLVKAAQAASTSSNIQAYSIIGVKNPETKQKLAELAGNQSYVAHNGHFFVFCADLYRHEKAGEMEKQEVTESIESTEKFMVAIIDAALAAQNTAIAAESMGLGICYIGGLRNNLPEVSSVLKTPDRVIPLFGMTIGYPDQNPDVKPRLPFNHVYFEDHYDTGEQYEEQLKEYNETVSAYYNERTDGRRSDTWTGQMAQMLAHPQRMYMKEFVQKKGFNNK, encoded by the coding sequence ATGAATACAACCATTGAAACCATTTTAAATCATCGCTCAATACGGAAGTTTCAAGATCGTCCCCTATCGGACGAACAAATATCTCTGCTCGTGAAAGCCGCGCAGGCTGCCTCTACATCCAGCAATATTCAAGCCTATTCGATCATCGGTGTGAAAAATCCCGAAACGAAGCAAAAGCTGGCTGAGCTTGCAGGAAACCAGTCATATGTTGCTCATAATGGTCACTTCTTTGTATTCTGTGCAGACCTGTACCGCCACGAAAAAGCAGGAGAAATGGAGAAACAGGAAGTTACCGAATCCATCGAAAGCACGGAAAAATTCATGGTAGCTATTATAGATGCCGCTCTCGCTGCCCAAAATACAGCAATCGCTGCAGAATCGATGGGACTTGGCATTTGCTACATCGGGGGATTAAGAAACAATCTTCCTGAAGTATCAAGTGTTCTTAAAACTCCTGACCGAGTCATTCCGCTCTTTGGAATGACAATTGGCTATCCTGATCAAAACCCGGATGTTAAACCGCGGCTTCCATTTAACCATGTTTATTTTGAAGACCACTATGACACCGGAGAGCAATACGAAGAGCAGCTGAAAGAATATAACGAAACCGTGTCTGCTTACTATAATGAACGTACAGACGGAAGGCGCTCTGATACATGGACCGGCCAAATGGCGCAAATGCTAGCGCACCCTCAAAGGATGTACATGAAAGAATTTGTGCAAAAGAAAGGCTTTAATAATAAATAA
- a CDS encoding YitT family protein, translating into MLTNIKEYSLLIIGSFFFAIGVNLFAIPNELGEGGVTGISMLLYYVLHWSPGITNFIMNGILLSVGFRLLSKRVTYYSIISIVFTSVFLHLTEGMAAPVEDAILGTVFAGIFIGVGLGLVLRAGGTTGGSAILARMTQKYLGWSVSSSMLLFDMIVVLSSYFVIGAANTMYTVISIYISTKVLDYILEGFDTRKAATIISDHADEVASRVNEDMDRGVTVISAKGSYTNESRDILYIVINKQELFQLKKIVHKIDDKAFVVIHDVRDVFGEGFTFPKT; encoded by the coding sequence ATGCTTACAAATATTAAAGAATACAGCTTGCTCATCATAGGATCTTTCTTTTTTGCCATTGGGGTTAATCTGTTTGCCATCCCAAATGAGCTGGGTGAAGGCGGCGTAACGGGAATTTCGATGCTTCTTTACTATGTGCTTCATTGGTCCCCTGGCATCACCAACTTCATTATGAACGGTATTTTGCTATCAGTCGGCTTTCGCTTACTGAGTAAGCGTGTAACCTATTATTCTATCATCTCCATTGTGTTCACTTCCGTTTTCCTGCATCTAACGGAAGGAATGGCAGCACCAGTTGAAGATGCCATTTTGGGAACTGTTTTTGCCGGCATTTTCATCGGTGTCGGTCTCGGACTCGTTCTTCGCGCAGGCGGTACAACCGGGGGCTCGGCTATTCTTGCGAGAATGACTCAAAAATATCTTGGCTGGAGTGTAAGCAGCTCGATGCTGCTGTTCGATATGATTGTGGTGCTAAGCTCTTATTTTGTCATAGGTGCTGCTAATACCATGTATACCGTAATCTCTATCTACATTAGTACCAAAGTGCTCGATTATATTCTCGAAGGCTTCGATACGAGAAAAGCTGCCACCATTATTTCTGATCATGCGGATGAAGTGGCGAGCCGGGTTAATGAAGATATGGACCGGGGTGTCACGGTCATTTCTGCAAAAGGCAGCTATACGAATGAATCGCGCGATATTCTCTATATCGTCATTAATAAACAAGAGCTTTTTCAGCTGAAAAAAATTGTTCATAAAATTGATGACAAAGCGTTTGTCGTAATTCATGATGTACGCGATGTATTCGGAGAAGGCTTTACCTTCCCGAAAACATAA
- a CDS encoding MFS transporter, which yields MNDQTKLSKRKLLGIAGMGWMFDAMDVGLLSFIIAALAVEWQLKPDQMAWIGSVNSIGMAVGALIFGLMADRIGRKNVFIITLLLFSVGSGLSALAWALPVFLVLRFIIGMGLGGELPVASTLVSESVKPHERGRIVVLLESFWAGGWLLAALIAFFIIPRFGWQTALVISALPAFYALYLRWNLPDSKAFKAVQEKDQETMLQKIAKVWGGKYKKRTAMLWILWFSVVFSYYGMFLWLPSVMTMKGFTLIKSFEYVLIMTLAQLPGYFSAAWLIEKKGRKFVLIVYLSGTALSAYFFGNAETPALLLASGMFLSFFNLGAWGALYAYTPEQYPTSIRGTGSGMAASFGRIGGILGPLLVGYLIKMNVEIGTIFTIFCFSIIIGVLSVAFLGRETKQTEMEEF from the coding sequence ATGAATGATCAAACAAAGCTTTCGAAAAGGAAGCTTTTAGGAATAGCAGGAATGGGATGGATGTTTGATGCAATGGATGTTGGACTCCTCTCATTTATTATCGCCGCGCTTGCGGTGGAGTGGCAGCTGAAACCGGATCAAATGGCTTGGATCGGCTCGGTCAATTCAATCGGGATGGCAGTCGGTGCTCTCATTTTTGGTTTGATGGCGGACCGCATCGGCAGAAAAAACGTTTTTATTATCACTCTTCTGTTATTTTCAGTGGGAAGCGGGTTATCCGCGCTTGCTTGGGCGCTGCCGGTTTTTCTTGTTTTGCGATTTATCATAGGAATGGGTTTAGGCGGCGAGCTTCCGGTTGCCTCGACGCTCGTCTCTGAAAGTGTGAAACCGCATGAAAGAGGCCGCATTGTTGTACTTCTGGAAAGCTTTTGGGCGGGCGGATGGCTCCTTGCAGCCTTGATTGCCTTCTTTATCATTCCGCGTTTTGGCTGGCAGACAGCACTGGTCATCAGTGCACTTCCTGCATTTTATGCTCTATATTTACGATGGAATCTTCCGGATTCCAAAGCGTTTAAGGCTGTTCAGGAAAAAGACCAGGAAACGATGCTGCAAAAAATAGCAAAGGTATGGGGCGGGAAATACAAAAAACGCACCGCTATGCTGTGGATTCTATGGTTTTCTGTGGTTTTTTCCTATTACGGAATGTTTCTATGGCTGCCAAGCGTCATGACCATGAAAGGATTCACCTTAATTAAAAGCTTTGAATATGTCCTTATTATGACTCTTGCTCAGCTCCCAGGTTACTTCAGTGCGGCCTGGCTGATTGAAAAAAAGGGCAGGAAATTTGTCCTGATTGTTTACCTGTCAGGTACTGCTCTGAGTGCCTATTTCTTTGGAAATGCAGAAACACCAGCGCTGCTTCTTGCGTCAGGAATGTTTCTTTCCTTCTTTAATCTAGGGGCATGGGGAGCGCTCTATGCATACACCCCTGAACAGTATCCAACTTCCATTCGGGGAACCGGATCAGGGATGGCGGCCTCGTTCGGAAGAATCGGTGGAATATTGGGACCGCTGCTTGTTGGATATCTGATTAAAATGAATGTTGAAATTGGAACAATCTTTACCATTTTCTGTTTCTCCATCATCATCGGTGTGCTTTCCGTTGCATTTTTGGGGAGAGAAACGAAACAAACGGAAATGGAAGAATTTTAA
- a CDS encoding DinB family protein has product MEFKLEKLEGYTPQIGHLVTQMEYARKTTLEAVTGLTTSELDFLPIKDGNSIGALLLHIAAVEKGFQIEIFDGRSPNEQEMAEWGAPYSLGAEGRKSIKGYPLEYYISKLEDVRNRTMSEFAALNDDWLYENRVWDHHPSNNYFIWFHVFEDEINHRGQIRLIRKMLTHK; this is encoded by the coding sequence ATGGAATTTAAACTAGAAAAATTAGAGGGATATACTCCCCAAATAGGCCATCTTGTCACACAAATGGAATATGCCAGAAAAACAACATTAGAAGCAGTCACCGGTTTAACAACCTCCGAATTAGATTTTTTACCAATCAAGGATGGGAATAGTATCGGAGCCCTGCTGCTGCATATAGCAGCAGTTGAAAAAGGGTTCCAAATAGAGATTTTTGATGGAAGAAGCCCGAATGAGCAAGAGATGGCAGAATGGGGTGCACCGTACAGTCTGGGAGCAGAAGGAAGAAAAAGTATCAAAGGATATCCTTTGGAATACTACATTTCCAAGCTTGAAGATGTCAGAAACAGAACAATGAGCGAATTTGCTGCTTTAAATGATGACTGGCTTTACGAAAATAGAGTATGGGATCACCACCCGTCTAATAATTATTTCATCTGGTTTCACGTGTTTGAGGATGAAATCAACCATAGAGGTCAAATAAGGCTGATTAGGAAAATGCTGACTCATAAATAA
- a CDS encoding flavodoxin family protein produces MTLKALLLNCSLKKGDEESNTEALVKKVTGIMQREGVFTETVRVADYNVAFGISDDMGGGDEWPQIFEKVKEADILIIGTPLWIGEKSSIAAMVMERLYGGSSLTNEKGQSIYYNKVGGVVITGNEDGAKDAAKSILYGLSHMGLTVPPNVDTYWVGEAGPGPSFIEAEGYKNEFTKQHVQMLAFNLMHFARMLKENPIPAQGTVIQ; encoded by the coding sequence ATGACATTAAAAGCATTGTTATTGAACTGTTCCCTGAAAAAGGGTGATGAAGAATCAAATACGGAAGCGTTAGTTAAAAAGGTAACCGGCATTATGCAGCGTGAAGGAGTATTTACTGAGACAGTCAGGGTAGCTGATTATAACGTAGCTTTTGGAATCTCCGATGATATGGGCGGAGGAGATGAATGGCCGCAGATTTTTGAAAAAGTGAAAGAGGCGGACATTCTAATTATAGGCACCCCTCTTTGGATTGGGGAGAAGAGCAGCATTGCAGCCATGGTTATGGAGAGGCTGTATGGCGGAAGCAGCCTGACCAATGAAAAAGGACAATCCATCTATTACAACAAAGTCGGCGGAGTTGTTATAACTGGGAATGAGGATGGAGCAAAAGATGCGGCTAAATCCATTTTATACGGTCTTTCGCATATGGGCCTCACCGTTCCTCCAAATGTTGATACATATTGGGTGGGAGAGGCTGGACCAGGACCTTCTTTTATTGAAGCGGAAGGATATAAAAATGAATTTACAAAACAGCATGTGCAAATGCTGGCATTTAACCTGATGCATTTCGCCAGAATGCTGAAAGAAAACCCCATCCCTGCTCAGGGTACGGTTATTCAATAA
- a CDS encoding spore morphogenesis/germination protein YwcE: MDVFVVYLFIATATPLFLWPERKRLAIIHIPFIVGMWAYFLLYLSGSLNFIDHYVLNMIFVGNVVFAHIAAFLIYAFPIIKREHEKKHAPKSPIIE, encoded by the coding sequence ATGGATGTGTTCGTGGTTTATCTTTTCATCGCGACAGCAACTCCTTTATTTCTCTGGCCTGAACGAAAGAGATTAGCAATCATCCATATTCCATTTATTGTTGGAATGTGGGCTTACTTTCTCCTCTATCTCAGCGGAAGCTTAAATTTCATCGACCACTACGTCCTCAATATGATCTTCGTCGGCAATGTCGTATTTGCCCATATCGCAGCATTCCTAATTTATGCCTTCCCAATCATTAAGCGTGAGCATGAGAAGAAACACGCTCCAAAATCACCAATCATTGAATAA
- the qoxD gene encoding cytochrome aa3 quinol oxidase subunit IV, with protein sequence MAGNTQTSHNTHSSHDKFPWSNVIGFALSIVLTLLALWVGLASGFSDTTILIIIFVFAFFQAALQLLMFMHMTESSSGWIQTLNTVFAAFIAIVIVAGTVWVMGSHGGHSEHQKNPPSHGEHGEHEGK encoded by the coding sequence ATGGCTGGAAATACTCAAACATCTCATAACACACATTCATCTCATGATAAATTCCCATGGAGCAATGTCATTGGTTTTGCATTATCCATCGTTTTAACATTGCTCGCTCTGTGGGTAGGCTTAGCATCAGGATTCTCTGATACCACTATCCTGATCATCATTTTCGTTTTTGCTTTCTTCCAGGCTGCACTTCAGCTGCTTATGTTCATGCATATGACAGAGAGCAGCAGCGGATGGATTCAAACCCTCAATACTGTGTTTGCAGCATTCATTGCGATTGTAATCGTAGCTGGAACAGTTTGGGTAATGGGATCGCATGGCGGTCACTCAGAACATCAGAAAAACCCGCCTTCTCATGGTGAACATGGAGAACATGAAGGTAAATAA
- the qoxC gene encoding cytochrome aa3 quinol oxidase subunit III, which translates to MGHSHTHDGSNTPLEYQSEIGRLNIVGFWIFLGAEIALFSTLFATYFALFNQTADGPLPGDMFKVEGVLIMTFLLLISSFTSGIAIHELRRHNMKGVFIWTIITLLLGAGFVGYEVYEFVEYVHEGATLQTSAFWSAFFVLAGTHGLHVSIGIAWISLILIQVKKRGLTPQTATKLFISSLYWHFLDVVWIFIFTGVYLMGMVL; encoded by the coding sequence TTGGGACATTCACACACACATGATGGTTCAAACACGCCGCTGGAATATCAATCTGAAATAGGCAGATTGAATATTGTAGGCTTCTGGATTTTCCTTGGAGCGGAAATTGCGTTGTTCTCTACACTTTTTGCAACGTATTTCGCATTATTTAACCAAACTGCAGATGGTCCGCTTCCTGGGGATATGTTCAAAGTAGAAGGCGTATTGATTATGACATTCCTGCTTTTGATAAGCAGTTTTACAAGCGGTATTGCCATTCATGAGCTGCGCCGCCACAACATGAAGGGTGTATTCATTTGGACGATTATTACCCTTCTTCTCGGCGCCGGGTTTGTTGGCTACGAAGTATATGAGTTCGTCGAGTATGTACATGAAGGCGCTACGCTCCAGACGAGTGCTTTCTGGTCCGCATTCTTTGTTCTTGCAGGGACACACGGACTTCACGTATCCATCGGTATCGCATGGATTTCCTTAATCCTAATCCAGGTTAAAAAGCGCGGTTTAACACCACAAACTGCTACGAAGCTTTTTATCTCAAGTCTTTACTGGCATTTCCTTGACGTCGTCTGGATTTTCATTTTCACTGGAGTCTATTTGATGGGGATGGTGTTGTAA